A window from Hymenobacter volaticus encodes these proteins:
- a CDS encoding circadian clock KaiB family protein, which yields MEDNEKPPESGAEYVLHLYITGATPNSTRAVRNIKEICELYLKGRHELLIVDIYQQPELAQGEQLIGIPTLIKKRPGLVRRLVGDLSDRARVLTALGLPTLPSSDPDPTDG from the coding sequence ATGGAGGACAATGAAAAGCCACCGGAAAGTGGTGCTGAATACGTGCTGCATCTCTACATTACGGGTGCCACACCTAACTCAACGCGAGCTGTTCGCAACATCAAAGAAATTTGCGAGTTATACCTGAAAGGTCGGCATGAGTTGCTGATCGTCGATATCTATCAGCAACCCGAATTGGCACAGGGAGAACAACTTATTGGCATTCCAACCCTCATAAAAAAACGCCCTGGCCTCGTCCGGCGGTTGGTCGGCGACCTGTCGGACCGGGCGCGGGTACTTACAGCCTTGGGGTTGCCCACGCTTCCGTCTAGCGACCCTGACCCTACCGATGGCTGA
- a CDS encoding circadian clock KaiB family protein has protein sequence MDTESATPEPSQNEDYWELRLYVAGQTAKSVAAIANLKKYCAQHLQGRYQLEVIDLLVNPQLAEGDQILAIPTLVRKVPVPIRKIIGDLSNEERVLVGLDIRPAGNKLAQ, from the coding sequence ATGGATACTGAATCTGCCACCCCCGAGCCAAGTCAAAACGAAGACTACTGGGAACTGCGCTTGTACGTAGCTGGTCAAACCGCAAAATCGGTGGCGGCCATTGCCAACCTGAAAAAATACTGTGCCCAACACTTACAAGGTCGCTACCAACTAGAGGTTATCGACTTACTTGTAAACCCACAGCTAGCTGAAGGCGACCAAATTTTGGCCATTCCAACGCTGGTAAGGAAAGTTCCTGTGCCAATTCGCAAAATTATTGGTGACCTCTCAAACGAAGAACGAGTGCTAGTAGGGCTTGATATAAGGCCTGCTGGAAACAAGCTTGCGCAATAG
- the kaiC gene encoding circadian clock protein KaiC produces the protein MKENLAASTGLISLPKAPTGIIGLDEITEGGLPKGRPTLICGSAGCGKTLMGIEFLVRGVLDYGEPGVFMAFEETAEELAANVTSLGFDLPGLQEQKLLRIDHVHVDRSEIEETGEYDLDGLFIRLGYAIDTIGAKRVVLDTIESLFSGFPNQAILRSEIRRLFRWLKDKGVTTVITAERGEGSLTRQGLEEYVSDCVILLDNRVIDQITTRRLRIVKYRGSTHGTNEYPYLITESGISVLPVTSLKLEHEVSEQIVSTGIPALDEMFGRKGFYEGSSILLTGTAGTAKTTLAAAFAQEVCLRDGRCLYFAFEESPQQLVRNMRSVSIDLEPHVQAGRLLIEASRPTLNGLERHLVTIHKLVAEFKPTAVIIDPISNLINVGNVGEVRSMLTRLIDFLKVNGITALFTSLISGTLQMDTTEEGVSSLVDTWISVRDLEGIGERNRGLSILKARGMAHSNQVREFIITDQGIQLLDVVVGPTGIVTGASRLARQLQEQAQAAAAQQELERKDRELERRRRVLEATIANLRTEFESVEEEFRQINSKEQDRQQSTAKAKPSPALPATDRPEPTGQQPTT, from the coding sequence ATGAAAGAAAATCTCGCCGCTTCCACTGGGCTTATTTCGTTACCGAAAGCCCCGACGGGTATTATAGGGCTTGACGAGATTACAGAAGGTGGGCTGCCCAAAGGACGCCCAACGTTGATTTGCGGAAGTGCTGGCTGTGGCAAAACCCTGATGGGTATTGAGTTTCTGGTACGCGGCGTGCTCGACTATGGCGAGCCTGGTGTCTTCATGGCGTTCGAAGAAACGGCCGAAGAATTGGCCGCTAACGTTACTTCGCTCGGCTTCGACTTACCCGGCCTGCAAGAACAGAAGCTGCTGCGCATCGACCATGTGCACGTCGACCGATCCGAGATAGAAGAAACCGGCGAGTACGACTTGGACGGGTTGTTTATTCGCTTGGGCTATGCCATCGATACCATTGGTGCCAAGCGCGTGGTACTCGATACCATTGAGTCGCTCTTTTCTGGCTTTCCCAATCAAGCCATATTGCGCTCCGAAATTCGGCGGTTGTTTCGCTGGTTGAAAGACAAGGGCGTGACTACCGTAATTACTGCTGAGCGCGGCGAAGGGTCACTTACGCGGCAGGGCTTAGAGGAGTACGTGTCGGACTGCGTGATTTTGCTTGATAACCGAGTTATCGATCAAATTACTACCCGTCGGCTGCGCATAGTGAAGTACCGCGGTAGCACGCATGGCACCAACGAATATCCATACCTGATTACTGAGAGTGGCATTTCTGTCCTGCCAGTTACGTCGCTCAAACTCGAACACGAAGTTTCCGAACAAATTGTGTCGACGGGCATTCCGGCACTAGACGAGATGTTCGGCCGCAAAGGCTTCTATGAAGGCAGTAGCATTTTGCTGACGGGTACTGCTGGCACAGCCAAAACTACCTTGGCGGCGGCATTTGCACAGGAAGTCTGTTTGCGTGATGGGCGTTGTCTCTATTTTGCGTTCGAGGAGTCGCCCCAGCAGCTGGTGCGCAATATGCGCTCGGTGAGTATTGATTTAGAGCCCCACGTTCAGGCTGGCCGACTGCTCATTGAAGCTTCCCGACCTACGCTCAATGGGTTGGAGCGGCACTTAGTCACGATTCATAAGTTGGTTGCCGAGTTTAAACCTACGGCTGTCATCATCGATCCAATCAGCAACCTCATCAATGTAGGCAACGTGGGAGAGGTGCGAAGCATGCTCACACGCCTCATCGATTTTCTGAAAGTCAACGGAATCACGGCTTTATTTACTTCTCTGATTAGCGGTACCCTGCAAATGGATACCACGGAAGAAGGAGTTTCTTCGCTGGTAGACACCTGGATCAGTGTGCGAGACCTGGAAGGCATAGGTGAACGGAACCGCGGATTAAGCATTTTGAAGGCACGCGGAATGGCGCACTCCAATCAAGTTCGGGAGTTCATCATCACCGACCAAGGCATTCAGTTGCTGGATGTAGTGGTTGGGCCAACGGGCATCGTGACCGGGGCAAGCCGACTAGCGCGGCAGTTGCAAGAGCAGGCGCAGGCTGCGGCCGCGCAGCAGGAGTTGGAGCGCAAAGATCGGGAGCTAGAGCGCCGTCGCCGGGTACTAGAGGCAACCATTGCCAACTTGCGCACCGAGTTCGAATCGGTGGAAGAAGAATTTCGGCAGATCAACAGCAAAGAACAAGACCGCCAACAATCGACTGCCAAGGCGAAGCCGTCACCTGCCTTACCCGCGACTGACCGGCCGGAGCCAACTGGCCAGCAACCTACCACCTAG
- a CDS encoding isopenicillin N synthase family dioxygenase, producing MADKLLEEIPSLDLADFRSGDPERKARFVQQLGEAYQNIGFVALKNHGLSEEQTQALYADVKAFFSLPDDRKQRYEYPELAGQRGYISKGKEHAKGRNTGDLKEFYHVGQEVEDTDDPIGKEYPANVWPEEVPTFQKSTFTTYRTLEAAGKDVLRAIALYLNLPENYFDDKVRNGNSILRPIHYFPIENPDAVPADAVRAAEHGDINLITLLMGASADGLQVKRRDDKWIPITALPDQIVVNVGDMLQRLTNGVLKSTIHRVVNPPREKMNSSRFSVPFFMHPRSEMSLAALESCVTPDNPKKEADITAGEFLNERLIELGLKKK from the coding sequence ATGGCAGACAAATTGCTGGAAGAAATTCCCTCCCTCGACCTCGCGGACTTTCGTTCCGGTGACCCGGAGCGTAAAGCTCGTTTCGTACAGCAACTCGGTGAAGCCTACCAGAACATTGGTTTTGTAGCACTCAAGAACCACGGCCTATCCGAGGAGCAGACCCAGGCGCTCTATGCTGACGTAAAAGCCTTTTTTTCATTGCCCGACGACCGTAAGCAGCGCTACGAGTACCCAGAGTTAGCTGGTCAGCGCGGCTACATCAGCAAGGGCAAAGAGCACGCCAAAGGTCGCAACACCGGCGACCTGAAGGAGTTTTATCATGTCGGACAGGAAGTGGAAGATACCGACGACCCGATTGGCAAAGAGTATCCGGCCAACGTTTGGCCTGAGGAAGTACCAACCTTCCAAAAGAGCACTTTTACCACTTACCGCACGCTGGAAGCAGCGGGTAAAGATGTGCTTCGTGCTATTGCTTTGTACCTGAACTTGCCCGAAAACTACTTTGACGACAAAGTGCGCAACGGCAACAGCATTCTGCGTCCGATTCATTATTTCCCTATCGAAAACCCAGATGCGGTACCAGCCGATGCCGTTCGGGCCGCCGAACACGGCGACATCAACCTGATTACGCTGCTGATGGGTGCTAGTGCCGACGGCCTACAGGTGAAGCGTCGCGACGACAAGTGGATTCCTATCACCGCCCTCCCCGACCAAATTGTGGTAAACGTGGGCGACATGCTGCAGCGCCTCACCAATGGCGTGTTGAAAAGCACCATTCACCGCGTAGTGAACCCACCCCGCGAAAAGATGAATTCTTCACGCTTCTCGGTGCCATTCTTTATGCACCCTCGTTCGGAAATGAGCCTTGCCGCCCTCGAAAGCTGCGTAACTCCCGATAACCCGAAGAAGGAAGCTGACATCACGGCTGGTGAGTTTTTGAATGAGCGCTTAATCGAATTGGGTCTCAAGAAAAAGTAG
- the chrA gene encoding chromate efflux transporter yields the protein MRTRRVRGIIFLKDVAALACTAFGGPQAHTAMMLRLLVDKRRYLTSAELLEIMALCQLLPGPTSTQTITAIGFRLGGPNLAYLTLFVWMLPAVTIMTAAGMAMSYLDKEQVAGLVQYIQPIAVGFVAYSAYKIAEKVIHTKTSVALMVAAALLAYRFQLPTVLPLLLLGGGLVTTFRYRKLTPVVDKQPLRIEWANFILWIGVLIGAAVLGHYTRELPVLLFENFYRNGSLVFGGGQVLAPLLFAEFVEFKHYLTPPEFLSGYGLTQALPGPNFAFASYIGALSMREYGLGGQILGGLVAAAGIFMPGTLLIFFLIRFWDQLKQYRVVKASLEGVNAVSAGLVCAAVFLLYHPLPDTPINLGLIGATFMVLLWEKVPSYMIVAAGLVAGVLFN from the coding sequence CTGCGTACTCGTCGGGTGCGCGGTATCATCTTCCTCAAGGACGTTGCTGCCTTAGCTTGTACTGCATTTGGCGGTCCGCAGGCCCACACGGCCATGATGCTCCGGCTGCTCGTAGACAAGCGGCGGTACCTGACTTCCGCTGAATTACTGGAAATCATGGCGTTGTGCCAACTACTGCCTGGCCCGACTTCCACCCAAACTATTACGGCCATCGGCTTCCGACTTGGCGGCCCCAACCTAGCATACCTTACACTGTTTGTGTGGATGCTACCCGCCGTCACGATCATGACGGCGGCCGGCATGGCCATGAGCTACCTCGACAAGGAACAGGTGGCTGGTCTGGTGCAGTATATCCAGCCTATTGCCGTAGGGTTTGTAGCCTACTCGGCATATAAGATTGCCGAAAAGGTCATCCATACCAAGACGTCAGTAGCGCTGATGGTGGCAGCAGCCTTACTAGCGTACCGTTTTCAACTACCAACCGTGCTGCCCCTGTTGTTACTAGGCGGCGGCTTAGTAACTACTTTCCGCTACCGGAAGCTTACCCCCGTGGTTGATAAACAGCCGCTTCGCATCGAATGGGCCAATTTCATTTTGTGGATAGGGGTGCTGATAGGCGCGGCCGTGTTAGGGCACTACACACGGGAATTACCTGTATTGCTTTTCGAGAATTTCTATCGTAACGGCTCCTTGGTATTCGGGGGCGGGCAGGTACTAGCCCCTCTTCTATTTGCCGAATTTGTAGAGTTCAAGCATTATCTCACGCCCCCCGAGTTTCTTTCTGGCTACGGCTTAACCCAAGCCTTACCTGGACCAAACTTTGCTTTTGCCTCTTATATCGGTGCCCTATCCATGCGCGAATATGGACTAGGTGGCCAAATACTTGGCGGCTTGGTAGCAGCGGCAGGTATCTTCATGCCAGGCACACTCCTCATCTTCTTCCTGATTCGGTTTTGGGACCAACTCAAGCAGTACCGTGTCGTGAAGGCCTCTTTGGAGGGCGTGAATGCCGTATCGGCTGGGCTAGTGTGCGCTGCCGTGTTCCTTCTCTACCATCCCCTACCCGATACACCTATCAATCTAGGGCTGATTGGCGCGACCTTCATGGTCTTGCTGTGGGAGAAAGTGCCTTCCTACATGATAGTGGCAGCTGGTTTGGTAGCAGGGGTACTGTTTAACTAA
- the rfbA gene encoding glucose-1-phosphate thymidylyltransferase RfbA gives MKGIILAGGSGTRLHPLTLAVSKQLMPVYDKPMIYYPLSILMMAGIKDILIITTPHDQAQFQKLLGDGKQLGCNFQYTIQEVPNGLAQAFVLGADFIGDDKVALVLGDNIFHGEGMEELLKANNNPDGGVVYAYHVHDPERYGVVEFDADRKALSIEEKPKEPKSNYAVPGLYFYDNDVIQIARDLKPSSRGEYEITDVNQEYLRRGKLKVGILGRGTAWLDTGTFESLMQAGEFVRVLEQRQGLKVGSIEEAAYRQGFIDANQLRKIAEPLRKSGYGDYLMQLPEHLVMQD, from the coding sequence ATGAAAGGTATCATCCTCGCCGGCGGTTCCGGTACTCGTCTGCACCCGCTTACCCTGGCTGTCAGCAAGCAGCTCATGCCCGTCTACGATAAGCCGATGATTTATTATCCGCTTTCGATTTTGATGATGGCCGGCATCAAAGACATTCTCATTATCACCACGCCCCACGACCAAGCACAGTTCCAAAAATTGCTCGGCGATGGCAAACAATTGGGCTGCAACTTCCAGTACACCATTCAAGAGGTGCCCAACGGACTCGCCCAAGCTTTCGTGCTAGGCGCTGATTTTATTGGCGACGACAAAGTGGCTTTGGTGCTCGGTGACAACATCTTCCACGGCGAAGGCATGGAAGAGTTACTGAAAGCTAACAACAACCCGGACGGGGGCGTTGTGTACGCTTATCACGTGCACGACCCCGAGCGGTATGGGGTAGTGGAGTTCGATGCCGACAGAAAAGCACTTAGCATCGAAGAAAAGCCTAAAGAGCCCAAAAGCAATTACGCAGTACCTGGCCTCTACTTCTACGACAACGACGTAATCCAGATAGCCCGCGACTTGAAGCCGAGCTCACGCGGTGAGTACGAAATTACGGACGTAAATCAGGAGTATTTACGTCGTGGCAAGCTGAAAGTGGGTATCCTCGGCCGGGGCACTGCCTGGCTCGACACCGGCACGTTCGAAAGCCTCATGCAAGCTGGTGAATTTGTGCGAGTGCTAGAGCAGCGCCAAGGGCTAAAAGTAGGTTCTATCGAGGAAGCGGCTTATCGTCAAGGTTTTATCGATGCCAATCAACTCCGTAAGATTGCTGAACCATTGCGCAAGAGCGGCTACGGCGATTATCTGATGCAATTGCCAGAGCATTTAGTGATGCAGGATTAA
- a CDS encoding SDR family oxidoreductase: MYNIPFHDQPLDNLAFLVTGGAGFIGSNLVEYLLKYGAKEVRVLDNYSNGFRKNVALFEGNPTLRVIEGDIRDRQTCVDACRGIDIVLHQAALGSVPRSINDPITTNDVNVGGFVNMLVGAKEAGIKRFVYAASSSTYGDHKALPKVEDRIGKPLSPYAVTKYANELYADVFGKTYGMEIIGLRYFNIFGPRQDPNGAYAAVIPLFIDAVLEGKPPRMNGDGGQTRDFTFVENCVQANIKAALVQNPEAVNQVYNIAVADRTSLNDLFNILKEEAGSTITPEYGPDRPGDIRDSLADISKAQTLLGYDPQIRIREGLQQTLAWFKANEEFIAVRN, encoded by the coding sequence GTGTACAACATTCCTTTTCACGACCAGCCGCTTGACAACCTAGCTTTCCTGGTGACAGGAGGGGCCGGTTTTATTGGTTCTAATCTAGTTGAGTATCTGTTGAAATACGGCGCCAAAGAGGTGCGCGTGCTCGACAACTATTCCAATGGCTTTCGCAAGAACGTGGCGTTGTTTGAAGGCAATCCGACGCTACGTGTTATTGAAGGCGACATTCGGGACCGGCAAACTTGCGTGGACGCCTGCCGCGGCATCGATATCGTATTACACCAAGCGGCTTTGGGCTCCGTACCACGTTCCATCAACGATCCTATCACCACCAACGACGTGAATGTGGGCGGTTTCGTGAACATGCTGGTTGGAGCGAAAGAGGCAGGTATTAAGCGGTTCGTGTACGCTGCTTCCTCGTCCACTTACGGCGACCACAAAGCCTTGCCAAAAGTAGAAGACCGGATTGGCAAGCCTCTTTCCCCGTATGCTGTTACCAAGTACGCCAACGAACTGTATGCTGATGTGTTTGGTAAAACGTACGGCATGGAGATTATTGGGCTGCGCTACTTCAACATCTTTGGCCCGCGCCAAGATCCTAATGGAGCCTATGCGGCCGTTATTCCACTCTTCATTGACGCAGTGCTAGAAGGCAAACCGCCGCGCATGAATGGCGACGGTGGCCAGACCCGGGATTTTACCTTCGTAGAAAACTGCGTGCAAGCCAATATTAAGGCAGCGTTAGTGCAGAATCCGGAGGCAGTAAACCAAGTCTACAACATTGCCGTAGCCGACCGCACTTCCCTCAACGACCTGTTCAACATCCTGAAGGAAGAAGCCGGTTCTACTATCACTCCCGAATACGGACCTGACCGTCCCGGTGATATTCGCGATTCTCTAGCTGACATCAGTAAAGCCCAAACGTTACTTGGCTATGATCCGCAAATCCGCATCCGAGAAGGCTTGCAACAAACGCTGGCGTGGTTTAAGGCCAACGAAGAGTTTATTGCAGTTAGAAACTAG
- the rfbB gene encoding dTDP-glucose 4,6-dehydratase, which produces MKIIITGGAGFIGSHVVRLFVTKYPDYQILNLDALTYAGNLENLRDIEEAPNYRLIKGDITDQAFVDQLFANEEPDAVIHLAAESHVDRSITDPLAFVKTNVLGTVNLLQAAKNLWKPLGYEGKTFYHVSTDEVYGSLDFGPEMFTEETSYDPRSPYSASKAASDHFVRAWHHTYGLPIKLSNCSNNYGPNHFPEKLIPLAIHRIQHGQPVPVYGKGENVRDWLFVKDHATAIDAVFHKGKVGDTYNIGGVNEWANIELIHLLCDTLDEKTGKEKGTSRKLITFVTDRAGHDLRYAIDSSKIMNELGWKPSVTFEEGLSQTVDWYLENQAWLQNVTSGAYQDYYRTQYASR; this is translated from the coding sequence ATGAAAATCATTATCACCGGCGGGGCCGGCTTCATTGGGTCGCACGTGGTGCGCTTGTTCGTAACCAAGTATCCAGACTATCAGATTCTGAACTTGGATGCCCTCACGTATGCTGGCAACCTCGAAAACCTGCGTGATATTGAAGAGGCACCTAATTACCGGTTGATTAAAGGCGATATTACCGATCAAGCATTTGTAGATCAGTTGTTTGCAAACGAGGAGCCGGATGCAGTTATCCACCTCGCCGCTGAAAGCCACGTTGACCGGAGTATCACCGATCCGCTGGCATTCGTTAAGACCAACGTGCTCGGTACTGTGAACCTGTTGCAGGCTGCCAAAAACCTGTGGAAGCCGTTAGGCTACGAAGGCAAGACCTTTTACCACGTAAGCACCGATGAAGTGTATGGCTCTTTGGACTTCGGCCCCGAGATGTTCACCGAAGAAACTTCGTACGATCCTCGGTCCCCTTATTCGGCCTCGAAGGCAGCTTCTGACCACTTCGTGCGGGCTTGGCACCATACTTATGGTTTGCCCATCAAGCTTAGCAACTGCTCCAACAACTACGGCCCGAACCACTTCCCCGAAAAGCTGATTCCGTTGGCTATCCATCGTATTCAGCACGGCCAACCGGTGCCTGTGTATGGTAAAGGCGAAAACGTGCGTGACTGGTTGTTTGTAAAAGACCACGCCACCGCCATCGACGCCGTTTTTCATAAAGGCAAAGTAGGCGACACCTACAACATCGGCGGCGTAAACGAATGGGCCAACATCGAACTCATTCACTTGCTCTGCGACACACTCGACGAGAAAACGGGTAAGGAAAAAGGTACTTCGCGCAAGCTGATCACCTTCGTAACCGACCGTGCTGGCCACGATTTGCGCTACGCCATCGACAGCAGCAAAATCATGAACGAGCTTGGCTGGAAGCCCTCCGTGACATTTGAAGAAGGTTTGTCTCAAACGGTGGATTGGTACTTGGAAAATCAAGCTTGGCTGCAAAACGTGACCAGTGGCGCCTACCAAGATTACTACCGCACGCAATACGCCAGCCGCTAA
- a CDS encoding nucleotide sugar dehydrogenase, which produces MYEQLIQKQAKLAVIGLGYVGLPIALEFARKVQVIGFDINAKRVEMMRNHIDPSGELESEDFEGCDITFTDSLDVLREATFYIVAVPTPIDEHAQPDLKPLLGASTSVGKVLKKGDYVVFESTVYPGCTEDDCIPVMEKLSGLKFHEDFKVGYSPERINPGDKEHTLSTIIKVVAGCDDESLDNIAKTYELVVKAGVHRASSIKVAEAAKIIENTQRDVNIALMNELSMIFDRMSINTYEVLEAAGTKWNFLKFSPGLVGGHCIGVDPYYLTYKAKELGYDAKVILSGRTTNDNMGAYIARKTVQMMIRQGKDVARSRVLVMGATFKENVEDIRNSKVADVIQELKNFSVNVDIVDPHASSDELHHEYGFRLTSAAEVRDDYDGVIVAVSHQPYTTKDEAYFQSITSENAVLVDIKGLFRGKIKQMQYWSL; this is translated from the coding sequence GTGTACGAGCAACTTATTCAGAAACAAGCGAAACTGGCCGTTATTGGTCTTGGGTATGTGGGCTTACCCATTGCCCTCGAATTTGCCCGTAAAGTGCAGGTGATTGGTTTCGACATCAATGCCAAGCGCGTCGAAATGATGCGCAACCACATTGACCCAAGCGGCGAGCTAGAGTCTGAGGACTTTGAGGGGTGCGACATCACCTTCACCGATTCGCTGGATGTGCTGCGGGAAGCCACCTTCTACATCGTGGCTGTGCCCACGCCTATCGACGAGCACGCGCAGCCCGACCTTAAGCCCCTGCTTGGCGCTTCTACATCCGTGGGCAAAGTGCTGAAGAAAGGTGACTACGTGGTGTTTGAGAGTACCGTCTACCCCGGCTGCACCGAAGACGACTGTATTCCGGTGATGGAAAAGCTGTCGGGCCTGAAATTTCACGAGGATTTCAAGGTTGGCTACTCGCCCGAGCGCATCAACCCCGGCGACAAAGAGCACACGCTTTCCACTATTATAAAAGTGGTAGCCGGCTGCGACGATGAGTCGTTGGACAACATCGCCAAAACCTACGAACTGGTGGTGAAAGCCGGTGTGCACCGGGCCAGCAGCATCAAAGTAGCCGAAGCGGCCAAGATCATCGAAAACACGCAGCGCGACGTCAATATTGCGTTGATGAACGAGCTGTCGATGATTTTCGACCGGATGAGCATCAACACCTACGAAGTGCTGGAGGCGGCCGGGACCAAGTGGAACTTTCTGAAGTTTTCGCCTGGCTTGGTGGGCGGGCACTGCATCGGCGTCGATCCTTACTACCTCACTTACAAGGCGAAAGAGCTCGGCTACGATGCTAAGGTGATACTAAGCGGCCGCACCACCAACGACAATATGGGTGCCTACATAGCCCGCAAGACGGTGCAAATGATGATCCGGCAGGGCAAAGATGTGGCCCGCAGCCGGGTGCTCGTAATGGGCGCGACCTTCAAGGAAAACGTCGAAGATATTCGCAACTCGAAAGTAGCCGACGTCATTCAGGAGCTGAAAAACTTCTCCGTGAACGTCGACATCGTAGACCCACATGCCAGCTCCGACGAACTGCACCACGAGTACGGTTTCCGGCTCACATCCGCTGCCGAAGTTCGTGATGATTACGATGGGGTGATTGTGGCCGTTAGCCACCAGCCGTACACTACCAAAGACGAAGCGTACTTTCAGTCGATTACCTCGGAAAACGCGGTGCTGGTTGACATTAAAGGCCTGTTCCGCGGCAAGATCAAGCAAATGCAGTACTGGAGTTTGTAG
- a CDS encoding acyltransferase codes for MPDTLSYFAHPTAVLDDGCRIGAGSRIWHFCHLSSGAEVGEECSLGQNVFVADGVRLGRNVKVQNNVSLYSGVECADDVFIGPSAVFTNVLNPRAAVVRRHEYQRTVLGRGVSIGANATIVCGVQLGEYAFVGAGSVVTKDVPSYALVYGNPARWRGWMSAYGHQLTFNEAGRATCPESGEQYVLADGQVRRVGPES; via the coding sequence ATGCCCGATACGTTGTCCTACTTTGCGCATCCCACCGCCGTCCTCGACGACGGATGCCGCATCGGGGCAGGTAGCCGCATCTGGCATTTTTGCCACCTCAGTTCGGGGGCCGAAGTGGGCGAGGAGTGCAGTTTAGGCCAGAATGTATTTGTAGCGGATGGCGTACGGTTGGGGCGTAATGTGAAGGTGCAAAACAACGTAAGCTTATATAGTGGAGTGGAATGTGCCGACGACGTGTTCATTGGCCCTTCCGCCGTATTTACCAACGTCCTTAATCCCCGCGCCGCCGTGGTGCGTCGGCACGAGTACCAGCGCACGGTACTAGGGCGCGGAGTAAGCATTGGCGCCAACGCGACTATTGTGTGCGGTGTGCAATTGGGCGAGTACGCTTTTGTAGGCGCCGGCTCGGTAGTTACGAAAGACGTTCCGTCGTACGCACTCGTGTATGGCAACCCCGCCCGTTGGCGTGGTTGGATGAGTGCCTACGGTCACCAACTTACCTTCAATGAAGCTGGCCGTGCCACTTGTCCCGAAAGTGGGGAGCAGTATGTATTAGCCGACGGGCAGGTTCGCCGCGTCGGTCCCGAGTCGTGA
- the prmC gene encoding peptide chain release factor N(5)-glutamine methyltransferase yields MSTLRQLSLHLASSLEAIYPAPEADSIAGLVLEHLLGVTPLQRRMQAQEVVPEEIAEQLPALEARLLRHEPLQYVLGEAWFMDMTLEVTPATLIPRPETEELVQLIIQECSEVQSVLDVGTGSGCIPLALCRALQPTQVTAVDISADALAVARRNAVRYGCEIDFQQLDILSECPRRIAAHTLDVLVSNPPYVLENERPLMRPNVLNFEPATALFVPDNDPLLFYRRIAALGTTLLRAGGSLYFEINEQYAAQTVSLLTGLGYTAVAARSDMFDKQRMVRATWPG; encoded by the coding sequence ATGTCTACGCTCCGCCAACTTTCTCTTCATCTTGCTTCGTCGCTGGAAGCCATCTATCCGGCGCCGGAAGCGGACAGCATTGCCGGCTTGGTACTAGAGCATCTGCTTGGCGTCACGCCGTTGCAGCGCCGGATGCAAGCGCAGGAGGTAGTGCCCGAAGAAATAGCAGAGCAACTGCCCGCGCTAGAAGCCCGCCTGCTGCGCCACGAACCGCTACAGTACGTACTCGGGGAGGCGTGGTTCATGGATATGACCCTTGAGGTGACGCCCGCTACGCTCATTCCGCGGCCCGAAACCGAAGAACTGGTGCAACTCATTATTCAGGAGTGCAGCGAGGTGCAGTCAGTGTTGGATGTGGGCACGGGCAGCGGCTGCATTCCATTAGCGCTCTGTCGCGCTTTGCAGCCCACGCAGGTTACGGCTGTGGATATTTCGGCGGACGCACTAGCCGTAGCGCGCCGCAATGCCGTGCGCTACGGCTGCGAAATCGACTTTCAGCAACTTGATATTCTAAGTGAGTGTCCGCGGAGAATAGCAGCCCATACGTTGGATGTGCTGGTGAGCAATCCACCGTATGTGTTGGAAAACGAACGGCCCCTAATGCGCCCCAACGTGCTGAACTTCGAGCCCGCTACGGCCTTGTTCGTGCCCGATAATGACCCGTTGCTGTTTTACCGACGCATTGCGGCGCTAGGCACTACACTCTTAAGAGCAGGAGGTAGTCTGTACTTCGAAATCAACGAGCAATACGCCGCCCAAACCGTAAGTCTGTTGACCGGGCTCGGCTATACTGCTGTAGCAGCGCGCTCCGATATGTTCGATAAGCAGCGAATGGTGCGCGCTACATGGCCGGGCTAA